The Anabrus simplex isolate iqAnaSimp1 chromosome 1, ASM4041472v1, whole genome shotgun sequence genome window below encodes:
- the LOC137496999 gene encoding E3 SUMO-protein ligase ZBED1-like isoform X1 produces the protein MLESVQCQYSALWEKLAEKGQTNHMDGIDIKLLNDVIALLQVCILLCSLLHFFDLPLVIPGSLNCFHLVNLLHILCKPILQPFKEASKELECEKSPTLHLVLPWKMTLLQHLTQEPNTGEASEIELLRNHIKLYMEEKFIIHKYHKVATFLWAPFRHLKMMPDNERCDVTAEVKSLMMDETFMNDDHSNLPGSSNSTTMPQPAKVMKFASWADVDDGPTPTDELERYLRQNCGMEEDIASYWRTNGQNYPKLHQIAKKVLCIQASSSASERNFSSAGFILNARRSHLHPDNVDALLFIHSNSATNYQ, from the exons ATGCTAGAATCTGTGCAATGTCAGTATTCGGCTTTGTGGGAAAAACTAGCTGAAAAAGGACAGACAAATCATATGGATGGAATCGATATCAAGCTGTTGAACGACGTGATCGCACTCCTTCAGGTATGTATTTTGTTATGTAGCCTTCTACATTTTTTTGATTTGCCATTAGTAATACCGGGCAGTTTAAATTGTTTCCATTTGGTGAATTTATTACACATCTTATGTAAGCCTATTTTACAGCCCTTCAAGGAAGCATCAAAAGAATTGGAATGCGAGAAGTCACCCACACTGCACCTTGTCTTACCATGGAAAATGACGCTCCTACAGCATCTGACTCAGGAACCTAATACCGGGGAGGCTTCTGAAATAGAACTTTTGCGGAACCACATCAAATTGTATATGGAAGAGAAGTTCATCATTCACAAGTACCATAAGGTAGCAACGTTTCTGTGGGCACCATTTCGCCATCTGAAAATGATGCCTGACAATGAAAGGTGTGATGTAACAGCGGAG GTAAAAAGCCTTATGATGGACGAGACGTTCATGAATGACGACCATTCTAATCTTCCGGGGTCATcaaactccacgactatgccacaacctgccaaagtaatgaagtttgctTCGTGGGCTGACGTTGATGATGGTCCtactccaacagatgagctggaaagatatttaaggcaaaattgtggaatggaagaagatatagcATCCtactggagaacaaatggacaaaactatccgaAACTTCACCAGATCGCTAAAAAGGTATTATGTATACAAgcgtcaagttcagcttcagagaggaatttcagttcagcgggcttcattctcaacgcacgacggtctcaTCTACACCCCGACAATGTTGATGCCCTCCTTTTCATTCACAGCAATTCCGCCACCAATTATCAGTGa
- the LOC137496999 gene encoding E3 SUMO-protein ligase ZBED1-like isoform X2, giving the protein MLESVQCQYSALWEKLAEKGQTNHMDGIDIKLLNDVIALLQPFKEASKELECEKSPTLHLVLPWKMTLLQHLTQEPNTGEASEIELLRNHIKLYMEEKFIIHKYHKVATFLWAPFRHLKMMPDNERCDVTAEVKSLMMDETFMNDDHSNLPGSSNSTTMPQPAKVMKFASWADVDDGPTPTDELERYLRQNCGMEEDIASYWRTNGQNYPKLHQIAKKVLCIQASSSASERNFSSAGFILNARRSHLHPDNVDALLFIHSNSATNYQ; this is encoded by the exons ATGCTAGAATCTGTGCAATGTCAGTATTCGGCTTTGTGGGAAAAACTAGCTGAAAAAGGACAGACAAATCATATGGATGGAATCGATATCAAGCTGTTGAACGACGTGATCGCACTCCTTCAG CCCTTCAAGGAAGCATCAAAAGAATTGGAATGCGAGAAGTCACCCACACTGCACCTTGTCTTACCATGGAAAATGACGCTCCTACAGCATCTGACTCAGGAACCTAATACCGGGGAGGCTTCTGAAATAGAACTTTTGCGGAACCACATCAAATTGTATATGGAAGAGAAGTTCATCATTCACAAGTACCATAAGGTAGCAACGTTTCTGTGGGCACCATTTCGCCATCTGAAAATGATGCCTGACAATGAAAGGTGTGATGTAACAGCGGAG GTAAAAAGCCTTATGATGGACGAGACGTTCATGAATGACGACCATTCTAATCTTCCGGGGTCATcaaactccacgactatgccacaacctgccaaagtaatgaagtttgctTCGTGGGCTGACGTTGATGATGGTCCtactccaacagatgagctggaaagatatttaaggcaaaattgtggaatggaagaagatatagcATCCtactggagaacaaatggacaaaactatccgaAACTTCACCAGATCGCTAAAAAGGTATTATGTATACAAgcgtcaagttcagcttcagagaggaatttcagttcagcgggcttcattctcaacgcacgacggtctcaTCTACACCCCGACAATGTTGATGCCCTCCTTTTCATTCACAGCAATTCCGCCACCAATTATCAGTGa